Part of the Xiphophorus couchianus chromosome 8, X_couchianus-1.0, whole genome shotgun sequence genome is shown below.
ttcggttcaaattaagcaaaaatagattgtaatttattttaaaataacgGCATGTAATTTCATCTGAAGTGTTCATTATAgataacaaaatacatttttgttgctctttaaGCAGCATCAACTGCTGCACAGAGATTCAACATAGTAAACTAATTTAACCACAACTCTTATTTTGTGTAAAGAAATTaaccaaaaacaacacatagaaacttaaaaaatattttggttctATCGTCtacaatttattaaaactcCATTCTTTTCAAAGTAGCTCAAGTctgttaaaatctaaaattagcCGTTCATTAGCgtgctaacattagcttactaatgctgctgattttattgtaattaaggaggaaataaaatatgaacatatCATGACCTTTTTAGTCGCTATAATACACACAAAGCTCCATGGAAACGAACATTTTCTTAATCAAATTATGCTAGTTGATCGGGTCATGCTAGCACATGTTAGCTACTCACTGTATCCCGATATGCTAACAGGAATGCTTCTGTGGCCTACGTGGATCTGGTGGCTTCTTGGTGCAGAAATGAACGACTAGGAGCTCAATCTGgcatcagttgttttctttatttctccacctgcatttcacacatgggcaccgaggtaaagtcagtctCTGGCATGAAAGAAACTCCTCGACAGTGATCCTCATGGCTCTGAGGATTACCCATAATACagtaaccaaaataaaataattgaaaattacAGTGATCGTATAGTGGATTTGGTTTGCATCAACGGAACAACCAGTGAGTgtcctttttaaagaaagtaacacaattaattaaaatgctctgaaaaataaaataaaatgctgacatttaatttactagatgccatttttatattttagcttaTACGAACTGCATCTTGgaacaatgcaaaaacattaaccATATCTATATAAAACTATTAATATAAAATGGCCTTATATTAGCCATCTGCTACAGAGATTTAGTAAAACATACCTGCATTTCACACATGGGCaccgaggtaaagtcagtctCTGGCATGAAAGAAACTCCTGCAAGGAGGAGCCAGAATGTTAACGTGTGGGAGATTCCCGCCACACTTTCTCACGAACTAAACATTTCTATAacgcaacaaaaacaatataatagCAAAGCTAACATAACATGGATTaacatatttcaataatatgcaaaaacgaaaaccataaacatattttataaataatatttctttatcaCATCGCAGAGACACGTTACCTCGACAGTGATCCTCATGGCTCTGAGGATTACCCATAATACCCCGCTCTTTCTAGGGTGAATGCAATACCCCGTTTTACCAGCAGATGGTGCATTTTAGCAGGATTTAACCTGAACCATTTCAACTATGTTACACTTCTGATCAAAAACTATccaaaaattatacaaataaaatgtaaaatgggaATAGAAAAGCTTGTATTATCGCAGTATTTTTgcctctttttcttgttttatgtttttgttttgttgtttatgttttagcGAGCTAACGGAGATTAGCTAAAAGTAGCATGTTACAGTAAACTCAAATATGtttgtaaactttaaaaaaattacacaattttgttcttttttgttattttacagaTGTGTtagcttatttgtttttattttatgatgctAAATGATTGGATTTCATGCGAAAATGTGTTCCTCgtaaaattttaattcttaGGCTATAAGAGTTTAGAGTAATTTAGAGTTCAAATGAAAAGTAGTCATGTtctttggactgtgggaggaaaacGAGGTACTAAGAGAAATCCGCGTGTCgttcattattttgttcttattaAGCAGGTCAAAGCtgtctgcatatttttcaacatcaaaattatttttctctggtCTATTCTGAACTATTTTCTTGTTATAAACTCTGCTGTGATGTAATATGTAATCAATGAGTTATAAAATATTGATAGTTCTAACTAGGAATATTTATAGAAAGATATAAAAAGACTGGGGTATgagaaaccaaaagaaaacctaaaaaaccCAGACAGCTCAGACATGTTTGTGTGGCAGCAAAGAATCCAGTACTGTATCATTTTAATCCCCATTATTGTCATAAATTTGTCAAAATCgtgtaattttaaaacttataaTATGCTGCTGCAGGACAGAATGAAACACCGGCCTTTGTCTTGACTTTATCTCCTCgtctttttatgttcttttcttctcttcaacATATTGCAGACACATAAAAACGTCAAACTGATTACAGGCTTCATTTTTCTGGATGCCTTCAGACTGCGGCCTGAAGCCCCTGAGGAGGAAAGACGAGACAGACAAGAATGTCTCCAGAAGCAGGAAGATTAAGAGCAGAAGATGTACGAGTGAGCTGAaatcaagaaagaaaacatattttattccagttgttttggtttatgaAGAAAAAGGAACATGGAAGAAACATAACTGAGTCGTAAATACATGAGTCAGTGACAGGAAGTTTGACTGGTGATTCATTAAATTCTTGAGGTCGTGTAAAAACTGTGaacatatgaaacaaaaaatattttattaatcttaaCTGAACCTGTGGCACAACAATAAATACTGTTATATAACAAATACAGACACAGACATGATTTTCACTGTCTGGGAAAATGTACAAATACTAAATATTCAAAAAGGTTTCAAGTTGAATTTTCTTTGATACGTGTGTAAAATGTTAAGATGTGCAGTTTGAAGACAAtcaaagaaggaaagaaacagGGAAAAggttatttataattttttaaaaatgtttgttaatttACTGGAATTTatgattattacattttttccccaaatacaTACCAAGTCATTTTTGTTCATATCCCAGTTGAATCAAAAGCTTTCTTCCAGGAAACAGGCTGCAATACCTTCTTTTCCCCGCTAGGTGGTAGTAAACCACTAAAGATTCTTCAGAAGAGCCTTGAATTCACAACCAGCAGTGAAATTATTAAATGTCTGTTTAGGTCTCATATACTgatattttttaactaaacatGTGAAGAAAGATGAAAATTAGAGTGATGTCAATGAGGCCTTCCAATCTGAAAGACCTGGAGTTTATCACCAAATATATAATAATACCAGAGAAGAAGAGTTATCTTGGTTTAATTTACATGGgacttttaattaaatgtttaaaaaagaggtttctttataatatttttatttcggtcagaaacttcataattgccacaatttatttacatttgtttattttagacaACAAAAGTAAATATCCTAATGAAGAGTTAGCAGTTCATGAAACTATTTTGCATTTGTTGCTTTTGGCTaactaaagctagttagcattaTGTAGCCAATCCAGTAAAAATTATAAACAGCTGCTTCAGTTTTAATATAAAGTCACAAATTAAGCACAAATAGCTCATTTTAGAATCAATATTAAGAGTAATAAACATTACATCAATCattgtttcacttatatttAACTGAaggcagctctaaacaggttctggttctgagtcTCTGGATCTTATTGGgaccagatctagagaaacatgacagaaggccgactttgtaaccgtctttatgtgactTTGAATGTTCAGGTGAGAATCCATCAATAAACCCAGATTTTAGGCCTCTAATGCAAcagaacaaaaaccttttaatgaGAAGACATTTTCCAGACTTCACTTCTGAACTAAATAATTGAGACAATTAAACCCCCACAGGAcaagttgttgtttgtttttactgtgtaacAAATGCCTGCTGGTTAGAGGTTTACATGCCAATGCAACATTATCATCACCCAAAGTGTCTCTGCAGAATATTCTGTTCAAAGATATGATTGGTGTTATTAAGTGAACCCATCAGTGGATGTTCATGCTGGGACTTGAGCATCATGATTCCTCTGTTCTCCTTCTGAGTAATGAGCTccataaaaactaattttacgTAACTAGACATGGAGTAACAACATAGTTTCACTGCAGATGCAATGGCCAAATACTCTGGACTTTGGTCCAAAATGGAGACCATAGTTTGTGAAGtgacaaccacaaacctcaggttattttattgggatgttaTGTGGTACCAACTGTGAAGTGGGAAGAAAATGATCAATAGTTTTCAAATCCCACTTTAAGCCAGTATTAAACCTACTATTTGCCAGTGGTGGGCCCACTTCTGCTAATCCGCTAATAGAGCATTAGCTTATCTGCTCTTGCACTATTTTTCAGTTAGCACTTTAgcacttttgctaacttttgttttaaaaaattttggaTTAATTCCAAATCTCTAATTTATTTGTctattttgtaattgtttagTTGAACAAAGTTcgatatttttgttaaattgttaaGAATTCCTCAAGTAATTTGATGATTATGTTcgtgctcttattttgaaaggggTGAAAACTGTTTAAGCAGCAGTTCCTGTTTCCTGTCCTCACATTTATCTATATTATGTCTAATAAtgctaaagaacatttaaactATAAAGTAAATGAAATTGGTGTTtgatggttgttgtttttctaggGAAATTATGATTTGAATTGAtgttagtgctttagcattagcttctgcaaAAGgccatgttggtgtagcgctagcttccactaaatactgTGTTGGAGTCAGATGTTAGCATTAGATTCCCCTAGCTACCGTGCTGAAGTAccacattagcattagcttccacaaAATTCTACTGGGATTTAGCAGAAGTGTAGCACTAAAGACAGTGAAGCAATTTAGCATTAAGTTTGGCTAAACACCATGTTggtgtagcactttagcattagtgTAACCAATGTTTATGATCAGTGCTGTAGGGCTAGCAGAGCTAACTTTGTAGTTAGCGGTGCTCATCTCTGCTAATTGCCTTAAAAAGTCACTTATTTCTATGTAATTTCCTAAAAATGTATCTGAAGACACCATCCACACTTTGAAACAAGGTGATGATCATGAAAACATTAATGTAGCTGACAATCCTGAAGATGAAGGTTCACCGTCCAGCAGGCAGAGCTACATCGATACGGTTTGGATTAAAGAATATTCATGTTAGAAGTTACAAACCGCTGCGTATCCGTTTCAGGTTTGGGATTCCTCATGAGAAGCTGAAGCGAGTTGCTAAGCAGAGCAATGTGTGGGTTTCCCTCCTGGAGCGGAAAACATCCTGGTGAGCATCTGACCCAGTGGAAACCAGTCACTGGAACTGGTGGGCTAACTGGATCCTGATGTTCACCAGTTTGTCATGTGAAATTCCTCGTTTCCTCgatgttatatttgttttgattgtactACAACAGTCAGTATTTGTCTATATTTAAGTAAACCTTTAGTGGGAGTGGAtgttagtttgtttatttacattcataATTCATATGTAGAATATAAGATCCAGTATCAGTtctgagtaaataaaaatgctggCATTGTTTTGGTCGTCCATGTTGTGTATAATCTgtgtaaaacatacatttataaCCCGTAATCAACACTGCGGCAGGAACTGTACGTGTTACAAACCACGACACACCCGACAGCGTCTGTAATAAACACCCAGCTGCGGTTTACCACAAAACTTTGGGCTTTAGTcacatttatatgtttataCAATAATCATAACTCAACAAATCTTTAACAGAAACCTTTATTCACTTCCAACAGGGTTAAAAATTGCAATCTGACAAAGACtgacatgcaaacacacagatttgtttgttgctttacataaaagtaattaataaaacaattttaaaaatgttgcttgacGGAGAAACACCGTAAGTCTAAAGGACAGTACATTAAAAAGAGGATCAGTTACGCATGTAAACATTatatgtgtgtaaaaaaaatatttttattccacataaagaaaatattcagtggCAGGAAAGGTTGGGACATAAAATGCTATTCATTTTCAATAACTTGCATTATTTTATTGGGAGAAATCACATTTTACCtactaaaataaacatgtaaaactttaaacaaacatttgtgtCTTAGCCAATATGTTGCAAGATAAGTCAGAGATTTACAgccatactaagaaaaaaaaattaaaatttaactatgagaacaaaattataaaattacgagaatgaagtcataatatttcaaaaataaagtcaaaataataaaaataaatttaaaatactatgactttattctcctaaaactacaactttaaTCTTGTACGGCTTaatatgtctttattttctttattattattattattattattattattattattattattattattattattgtggtCCCAACACTCTGTCGTAgccagaatattttattttgtcctaaataaaaatacaatagaaaCTTGTATcaatcttgaaataaaatcagggGCCACACTCATTCATTgcaggggccacaaatggcccccgctCCACACTGTGAACCCCCCTGACCTAATCATAACGCAGTTTCAGATATCTCCCCTCATGTCCGTAGCTCTTAGTGACGTCAGAACCACTTCCGCGGTGGTGACCGCAGCGGTCACGGCGGTCGCCTCCGGCTCCGGCGTCGTCTCCCGGACCATGATCACCGGGCCGGCCGTGTTGGCCGTGTCCGGTTCCGGCTCCGGCGCCAGCGTGCTGCCGTCTCCCGAGGTGAACGTCTGCGAATCCGTGGTCACGACCACCAAGGGCGGGATGGTGACGGCGTCCGTCACGTCCACAACttcgtcttcttcgtcttcttcctcctcttcctcagtctCTTCCTCGGAGGACTCCTCGGAGGATTCCTCGGACCCTTCGGAAAGCTCCGCCAGGTACCGCTGCGGCTGGTTCTTGTCGGGGATGTCGGCGTCGTGTCTGTGGCGAATCTGCGAAGAAGATCCGAAACGAAGCAACAATCAACGGTTCATTcctcagatttctgactttatgCTCCTTAAACGAACCAGGCGACATTTAGAGGGAAAGAAAGTCGATTTTAATTGAAGTGTTTCTAAAAGTGGGGCCTGCGGACCCTTCTGGggccagcaggtggcgccaAAAGGGCCTCAGAAACCTGGAGGGAAGGTaagacaaaaaatgcaaaactaaaagaaattgcatctgatacatttttatcagattttttaatttttttaaatcataaattataacctttatttcaatcattattagaaaatatgagttaaaataacttattaaaatgttatttgccACGCTCATCTTtctaattaatcaaattaatctgaCTAAAATCAAACCTCTAAAATCATTtatgctaaataaatgtaataaaagtgagaaaaacattctaaaataacattttctttacatattttatagaaTTATCTGTTTGTTTGTAAAGGAAGTCCCCATCTTTAAGTTAATGCTGTTTGGGGGAGTCATGGCATGGAAAACCTTGGTCACCcctggtctagtcaaagcccatATGAAATGTTACAGAGGGGGGAAAATGAGCAAAGCAACATTAGACAGAAGAATTGGTCAAAAATCCTCCAACATAACataaaatgctgcttttccaAACTAATGTTTTTCATTCTGGCTCCTTTGTTTAATTAGGTAACAACACTGAGAAACTTATAGTGTTTAAAtagagataaataaatagaggtagaataaaaaacacacccATAACTCAGTAGAGTGgataaaatatgaagaaaaatgatttagaTTGTGGATTAAATCTGATTCTCAgtaacaatgaataaaaataacattaaaaaataataaatcatagaagttgctgtttttgttcttactGGTTTAGCTTCCATCGTCGCCGCGAGGAGAACGACAACGAGGAGAGCGACGTTCAGCAGCCCCATCTCTGATTGTTTATCGTCTCTctaagaaacattaaaaataaacaaaaatcacatttaaactGAAGAGATGAGAAaatacacactgcaaaaacataaaatcctaccaagtattttagtccAGTTTATAGTTTATAATGTatcagtacatttgaaataagacaaaactaacttacaagtaacttttctgcaaagtATCGGagcttaagtaaataattcctagatgttgataaaaagtaaaaacagattatttcatttttaacataaaagatTTCATGTtgaaagtgaaacaatctgTCCTGCTTTCCTTAAgtagttttgtttcattaaagtGTATTTTACGCTAAAAACTCCAAAATacttgctcaaattttgcagaaaaagttGATTACTTTCTCTAAACTTTGACAAAACGccacaaatttaaacaaaaccttATTTTTGTTATCAAAAATCAGGCAGATTCTCACCTGTTGTGTTAAATCCTGAGCCTGAATCAGACggattcagtgtttcagtgcaGAAATGCCTCTGAGCTTCCTGCTGGCGCTGCTTCCTTTATCTGGGCCGGGCCCAGCGGGGGGTGgggggttctggtcgggtcgGGCCGTGATGGACGGGCGGCGGTTGTGTAAGATCGGTTTTCCCTGGGCTGAGGtgcagaggaggagcagagtgGGCGGTTTACCACAAGGTCCAGAATAATCAGCAGACTCTTTGTGTTGAGACTTTTACTGTGAAATTAAATCTACAGGAAATGCTGCTAAACACGCTACCTTTTAAATGAAGACACAGCATTAAATCATGCTGAATTTATCcaactgttttaatatttacataaaattttagttttgtcttcttcagaCATTCACCAAACTTAACCGAGAGCAAAGAATGAAGTAGGAAATGGAATATTTAAACTTTCTGAGCAAATTAAAGGTGACATACTGTGCTTCCTTGAACATGTTAGGATAAGTCCACGACCTATACAAAACACATTCATTacattctcctttttttttgcacaaaatcattcttagataatgagattttagctgttttatggcatcttgtcactttaaatccaaaatggctgcaaacagatgcacaatcaTACCACCccaaatgtttgaaaagcagaagtggagcctcctgcacaatcaacaagaatgcaCTAAGTGGTTTATGGGTGGTAAGTCGATAATAAATCACTTGTCTcttccagcagtcattgtacagcacatacaacggtaaaaccagctgaccaaatgtgctggagctctgcttgggttgctaggtaacgggctgttgtttgctgaggttgctaggttaGGAGCAAtgtgctgatttgtgacgttatgtttgaaggttttttttaaaaaagcattttaaaactgtatgtTTTTACGTAcctgggttgtttttagaaacaataagaatctaaatttaaatataaatttgtgcaaaatgttaattCCAATCAGGAATGTGAAAAATGGACTCGTTTAAATGAGAGAACAAAATATCTCAACAGAGTATCTTTAAAGGTGAAACTATCTGTATGCTGGAAGAATTTCACCTTTAAGGTTTTACTGTACttattttaacacttttggCACTTTTTATGTACACCTGATCTTCCTCTCTATGGGACAATAAAGACTATTTCTGTTATATTATTACACTTGTGATCTTtctgctgaataaaaacaagttttcttcagtttatATCATTTATCAATATGTAAATGTATATCTAATCATGATATTGATAGACTGTgtggattttctgttttgtaaattcTCCAAATAACAGATATTCAGACACCTATTTTAGCATAATTCAAGGTtgcatataaaatgttatttgggCTAAAACTTAAACACCTACAAGAACTATTTTTATGAAGTTAAAATTAATCGACAAACTTATCTGAATTTTTATATGATAACAGTGAAATGATGAGACATTACAGCTGCTAGCACAAGCAGTTTTCTGGACTTTTTTCGGTGGAATGTAACATTTGAGACGGAGCGAAGCCACACTTTGATCCGACGTGTGGCATCATCGTGTTACTTCTCCATTTTGAATCTTTCCCCActtcttttcctctctgctgctgcttgagAAATTCCTGCGCAGACCTCATCGTGAATCATGAACGAGTCGGAGGACGGTTTCATTTCAGGGCCCAAACCAGCACAAAGAATGCAGAACCGAGGAACCATTAATAAAACCGACAGTAAACACAGCAGCCAGTGTGAACATGTTCCGCAAACACTGATTCCTACACATATAGATATGTGGcctatacattaaataaaattaataaccTCAACAAAACCCAGAGCAACGCTTTCTAATGAACAGTTGACATAAAGTTAacagttgtaaaattaaatacagataAACTGGACAGTGTTAATTAcgatacagtaaaaaaaacaaagatacaaaacatgaaaagatttCACATGAAAACATGCATGTAATTAAATTTCACTAAAATGTAATAAGGAAACACATTGCTAACGATAATCCGACAGTTTCAAGCAGCAACAGAGCAACAGAGCTGGCAGTTGccggttgctatggtaaccgcCAACTGCCACGCGCAGGAGAAATAACTgattaaagaaaattagttttaggACGATATAAACcaattttgacaaactttatATCTGTAATatggctaaaataaaacaaaaccaacaaataatattgttgaaataaaactgtttcataTATATCATCAATATTGttgatattgatattatttccttaaaacaaaatcctgtaGCTTGctgaaatttgaatgttttta
Proteins encoded:
- the LOC114149814 gene encoding bone sialoprotein 2-like; its protein translation is MGLLNVALLVVVLLAATMEAKPIRHRHDADIPDKNQPQRYLAELSEGSEESSEESSEEETEEEEEEDEEDEVVDVTDAVTIPPLVVVTTDSQTFTSGDGSTLAPEPEPDTANTAGPVIMVRETTPEPEATAVTAAVTTAEVVLTSLRATDMRGDI